The Desulfoscipio gibsoniae DSM 7213 genome contains a region encoding:
- a CDS encoding alpha/beta fold hydrolase has translation MPKVVIESKMYHYAAGVPPQNNIQCAIVFIHGAGGSHKHWAYQTTALGKKFLTIAVDLPGHGNSEGKPYNKIEGYADFIFDLTERVLGTKFVIAGHSMGGAIAMDFALRYPTKLNGLILIGTGARLRVASAILDTFAAGKLFPDLVNYAYSEAASPELIKQAKWEMENTDPSIYYNDFMACDGFNYMERVQAINTPTLVLGGAADRLTPPKYSQYLADNIPNSQLEIIEQAGHMIMLENPQQTNTCIEHFITSMASTV, from the coding sequence ATGCCTAAAGTTGTTATCGAAAGTAAAATGTATCATTATGCGGCCGGGGTTCCCCCCCAGAATAATATCCAATGCGCCATTGTATTTATCCACGGTGCAGGGGGCAGCCATAAACACTGGGCCTATCAAACCACAGCACTGGGCAAAAAATTTCTAACCATAGCCGTTGACCTGCCTGGGCATGGTAACTCGGAAGGAAAACCATACAATAAAATTGAGGGTTATGCTGATTTTATATTTGACCTGACCGAGCGGGTTCTGGGCACCAAGTTTGTTATAGCCGGTCATTCCATGGGGGGAGCCATCGCCATGGACTTTGCCCTTCGTTATCCTACTAAACTGAATGGACTTATTTTAATTGGCACCGGGGCTCGCTTGCGCGTTGCATCCGCTATATTAGATACCTTTGCAGCCGGCAAATTATTTCCCGATTTAGTTAATTATGCTTACAGCGAAGCGGCGAGCCCTGAACTAATAAAACAGGCCAAATGGGAAATGGAAAATACCGACCCCAGTATATATTATAATGATTTTATGGCCTGTGACGGGTTTAATTATATGGAGCGTGTTCAGGCCATTAATACACCCACACTGGTCCTCGGGGGCGCTGCAGACCGTTTAACACCGCCTAAGTACAGCCAATATCTAGCGGATAATATCCCCAACTCACAATTAGAAATAATTGAACAGGCAGGTCATATGATCATGTTGGAAAATCCCCAGCAAACAAACACTTGTATTGAGCATTTTATAACCAGTATGGCATCAACGGTTTAA
- a CDS encoding 6-phosphofructokinase yields the protein MAKSVVKRIGVLTGGGDAPGLNAVIRAVVKTAIQEYQMTVVGFENGFGGLIKNQARELTEADVVGILPRGGTILGTTNRDNPFHYPVVKGNEKTFADVSDRVFENISIHGIEALIVIGGDGSLAIGKELYDQGLKVVGVPKTIDNDLSATDQTFGFDTALTTASDAIDKLHTTAESHHRVMVLEVMGRYAGWIALASGLAGGADVILIPEIPYNMDIVVEKINARSREKKKFSIIVVAEGAKPLGGEMVVSKHVEDSFDPIRLGGIGNVVAQAVESATGKESRVTVLGHLQRGGSPTAYDRILATRYGTGAVNLIAEGQFGSMVCLKGQNIKSAPLEQAIGESHTVPVDGELVRVARQLGICLGD from the coding sequence ATGGCTAAGTCTGTGGTTAAACGCATTGGAGTTCTGACCGGGGGAGGCGATGCACCCGGTTTAAATGCCGTAATCCGCGCTGTTGTAAAAACTGCCATCCAGGAGTACCAAATGACCGTAGTCGGTTTTGAAAACGGTTTTGGTGGTTTAATTAAAAATCAAGCCCGGGAATTGACCGAGGCGGACGTAGTGGGCATATTACCAAGAGGTGGAACCATTCTCGGCACCACTAATCGTGATAATCCATTCCATTACCCGGTGGTTAAAGGCAATGAAAAAACTTTTGCTGATGTATCGGACCGGGTTTTTGAAAATATCAGCATTCACGGCATTGAGGCACTCATCGTGATAGGCGGTGATGGTAGCCTGGCTATTGGTAAAGAATTATATGATCAGGGTTTAAAGGTTGTAGGAGTTCCCAAGACTATTGACAATGACCTTTCGGCCACCGACCAGACATTTGGTTTTGATACCGCCCTCACCACTGCCTCTGATGCCATTGACAAACTTCATACCACAGCTGAATCCCATCACCGGGTTATGGTGTTGGAGGTAATGGGACGTTACGCAGGGTGGATAGCACTGGCATCAGGTTTAGCCGGCGGGGCCGATGTTATTTTAATACCTGAAATACCGTACAATATGGATATTGTAGTGGAAAAGATCAATGCCCGCAGCCGTGAAAAGAAAAAATTCAGTATCATAGTAGTGGCCGAGGGCGCCAAACCCCTGGGTGGTGAAATGGTGGTCAGCAAACATGTAGAAGACAGTTTTGATCCCATACGATTGGGCGGCATCGGCAATGTGGTGGCTCAGGCTGTTGAATCCGCCACCGGCAAAGAATCTAGGGTGACTGTGCTGGGACACCTGCAAAGAGGTGGGTCACCAACAGCATATGATCGCATTTTAGCCACCCGCTATGGCACAGGAGCGGTAAATTTAATCGCCGAAGGCCAATTCGGCAGCATGGTATGCCTCAAAGGCCAGAACATTAAGTCAGCGCCACTGGAACAGGCCATAGGTGAATCGCATACAGTGCCCGTTGATGGGGAATTAGTCAGGGTAGCCAGGCAGCTGGGTATTTGTCTGGGCGATTAA